One window from the genome of Daphnia pulex isolate KAP4 chromosome 9, ASM2113471v1 encodes:
- the LOC124202676 gene encoding N-acetylated-alpha-linked acidic dipeptidase 2-like, with amino-acid sequence MNNKAIALLLISTAAIFFVFGALIGFYVIEENNKVPAVLDVKSLLIDEISADKISENLKHLTSVPHVAGTAQDLLQAEWVRDSFLEAGLDEAETVPYDVLLSYPRPGVINTVELIDDKNQVNFTTAGRQPALGTPQNSYGEVFANFNAYSGKGVAQGNIVYAYFGRDADYEELQSRGVNVTGHIVLVRYGAIFRGSKVAIAARWGAIGVILFSDPIDKAVEGRNFTFPDSWWLPGMGVESGSLYVVDGDPLTPAYPAIESAFRLKEEDQANLPRIPVQPIGYDEAEIFLRSISPENPPPAAWVGKLDAPYNLGPTPLNPGWNVRINVSTDNEMRRTYNTIGILRGSVEDDRYVLLGNHRDAWTFGALDPSSGTASMIEVVRALGQIKKNKEWRPRRTMVFCSWGAEEYGLIGSYEWTQQFAKVLSQRAVAYLNVDVAVGGNQTFRGSAYPMLKQLLIDSSKLVPNPNPAEVADGRETVFQTWVKYQPDANNPGNPSVGNMGGGSDFAPFAYVVGTPTTDFGYTAPNSYPTYHTMYDNYQLASEIVDRGFVHHQAVARMWAIAATELADAVVIPFDINSYASFLNDSLTSLEKKYDQQLQQNQATFKYFRASVDYFSESTKNFTETTLKNINMDDILTVRQVNDRLTQLERFFIDPKGLPDRPETNHIVFSVSANNAYGSDTFAGLVDLLLEVGNKTESQDPVTWNKIRQHLSVIAFLIGEAARSLSENLW; translated from the exons atgaataacaaagCAATCGCCTTGTTGTTGATTTCAACGGCAGctatatttttcgttttcg gtGCTCTCATCGGATTCTATGTTAtcgaagaaaataataaagttcCCGCTGTGCTGGACGTCAAATCTTTACTGATTGATGAAATTTCGGCTGATAAAATCAGTGAAAACCTCAA ACATTTGACTAGCGTTCCGCATGTGGCTGGAACAGCCCAGGATTTATTGCAAGCTGAATGGGTTAGAGATAGTTTCCTCGAAGCAGGATTGGATGAAGCTGAAACGGTTCCTTACGACGTGTTACTCTCCTATCCACGACCTGGAGTGATCAATACAGTCGAGTTAATCGATGACAAGAATCAAGTTAATTTCACCACAGCTGGTCGGCAACCAGCACTTGGTACACCACAAAATTCCTACGGCGAAGTCTTTGCGAATTTCAATGCGTACTCAGGAAAGGGCGTTGCCCAA ggaaatataGTTTATGCTTACTTTGGGCGAGATGCCGATTATGAAGAACTACAAAGTCGAGGGGTAAACGTAACTGGACACATCGTCCTAGTGCGTTACGGAGCAATTTTCCGCGGATCAAAG GTGGCGATTGCTGCAAGGTGGGGTGCAATTGGAGTGATCCTATTTAGCGACCCTATAGATAAAGCCGTAGAAGGTCGTAATTTCACCTTTCCAGATAGTTGGTGGCTGCCAGGCATGGGAGTGGAAAGCGGCTCTCTTTATGTTGTTGACGGCGATCCTTTGACTCCTGCCTACCCTGCCATTG AGAGTGCATTTcgtttgaaagaagaagaccagGCAAACCTGCCCAGGATTCCAGTCCAACCGATCGGCTATGACGAAGCCGAGATATTTCTTCGTAGCATTTCTCCTGAGAATCCACCTCCAGCCGCGTGGGTTGGTAAATTAGATGCGCCATACAACCTTGGTCCAACACCGCTCAACCCCGGTTGGAACGTCAGGATTAACGTCAGCACCGATAACGAGATGAGGAGAACTTATAACACTATAGGAATCTTGCGCGGATCTGTGGAAGACG ATCGTTATGTCCTTTTGGGCAATCATCGAGATGCCTGGACATTTGGTGCCTTGGATCCATCGAGCGGAACGGCTTCCATGATCGAAGTGGTCCGAGCTTTAGGGCAAATTAAGAAGAATAAAG AATGGCGACCAAGAAGGACTATGGTGTTTTGCAGTTGGGGTGCCGAGGAATATGGTTTGATTGGATCCTACGAGTGGACGCAACAATTTGCCAAAGTATTGAGCCAGCGAGCGGTGGCTTACCTGAATGTGGATGTCGCTGTCGGTG gAAATCAAACGTTTCGAGGTTCAGCTTATCCCATGTTGAAACAACTTCTCATTGATTCTTCCAAGCTCGTCCCTAATCCTAATCCAGCTGAAGTGGCAGATGGCAGAGAAACTGTTTTTCAAACCTGGGTAAAATATCAGCCAGATGCAAACAACCCTGGAAATCCTTc AGTTGGTAACATGGGCGGTGGTAGTGATTTTGCGCCGTTCGCTTATGTCGTTGGAACTCCAACCACAGATTTCGGTTACACG gCTCCCAATAGTTATCCAACTTACCATACAATGTATGATAACTATCAGTTGGCCAGTGAGATTGTAGATCGTGGCTTTGTCCACCACCAGGCTGTGGCGAGAATGTGGGCAATTGCAGCCACCGAACTAGCCGACGCTGTTGTAATACCTTTTGATATCAATTCTTATGCCAGCTTTCTAAACGACTCGCTGACAtctttagaaaagaaatacgacCAACAGCTACAGCAAAATCAAGCCACTTTCA AATACTTCCGTGCTTCCGTCGACTATTTCAGTGAATCAACTAAGAATTTCACGGAAACAACcctgaaaaatataaatatggATGACATTTTAACAGTCAGGCAGGTTAATGACAGACTCACCCAACTGGAGCGTTTCTTCATCGATCCAAAAGGATTACCAGATCGTCCCGAAACAAA TCACATCGTTTTCTCGGTAAGCGCTAACAACGCTTACGGATCTGACACGTTCGCCGGACTAGTCGATTTGCTCCTCGAAGTGGGCAACAAAACGGAAAGTCAGGACCCAGTTACCTGGAACAAGATTCGCCAACATTTGTCAGTTATCGCATTCTTGATTGGTGAAGCTGCTCGTTCGCTAAGCGAAAACTTGTGgtaa